A window of Halodesulfovibrio aestuarii DSM 17919 = ATCC 29578 contains these coding sequences:
- a CDS encoding type II secretion system protein N, giving the protein MSGVSLDKIKIFIELGVIIVSSYFMANACFALFFAEQSVPTKYAPRNVTSTAISERRAALSSFELIEQRNLLKVKNVPPAPERNNSVNSITQQALSVSQRGFYLLGTICAETPSKSWAIVLYKNKQSLYRYGSTIGGWKITDVKRREIILQRGKVKERLLIDAKSTKNITGNPKELIVARSYVKNKLKDVSKVASSVRIVPQTRGKTRGLYVQSLQTQSFLYDMGLRKGDLLIKANGTPLTSFGDAASLMSMLEKNDVSLNIIRNGKSQTLTFRLK; this is encoded by the coding sequence ATGTCAGGCGTTTCTTTAGATAAGATAAAAATTTTCATTGAATTAGGGGTCATTATAGTAAGCTCATATTTTATGGCCAATGCCTGTTTTGCACTTTTTTTTGCTGAGCAGAGTGTGCCGACAAAGTATGCGCCACGTAATGTTACTTCTACTGCAATTTCAGAGAGGCGGGCCGCATTAAGTTCTTTTGAGCTTATTGAGCAACGAAATCTTTTAAAAGTAAAAAATGTTCCTCCAGCTCCTGAACGAAATAATTCCGTGAATAGTATTACTCAGCAGGCTCTTTCGGTTAGTCAGCGTGGGTTTTATTTGCTTGGAACAATATGCGCAGAAACACCTTCTAAAAGTTGGGCAATTGTTTTGTATAAAAACAAACAATCTCTGTACAGGTATGGTTCAACAATTGGTGGTTGGAAAATCACCGATGTAAAGAGGCGCGAGATTATTTTGCAGCGGGGAAAGGTAAAAGAACGTCTTTTGATAGATGCTAAGTCTACAAAGAACATAACAGGCAACCCTAAGGAGCTTATTGTTGCTAGAAGCTATGTTAAAAATAAATTGAAAGACGTAAGTAAGGTTGCAAGCAGTGTTCGAATTGTTCCGCAGACAAGAGGAAAAACAAGGGGACTGTATGTTCAATCACTACAAACACAAAGTTTTTTGTATGACATGGGATTACGTAAAGGTGATTTGCTAATAAAAGCCAATGGAACCCCTTTAACATCCTTTGGTGATGCAGCTTCGTTGATGTCTATGCTAGAAAAAAATGATGTTTCCCTGAATATTATTCGGAACGGAAAAAGCCAAACCCTGACATTCAGGCTGAAGTAA
- a CDS encoding prepilin-type N-terminal cleavage/methylation domain-containing protein: protein MHRIRPETPPQKKRHHGNAGFTIVEVLVALVLLGVAVMMTITLTTQNQDNLAQTRWQDTAIILAREKLFELEQDGFSATTSKYGDFGSEHPGFEWQASAHATNKTNIYRLLLTVSVGKKENCYVTIEKLFKE from the coding sequence ATGCATCGCATCCGCCCTGAAACACCTCCCCAAAAAAAACGTCACCATGGCAATGCCGGCTTCACTATCGTCGAAGTTCTGGTCGCCTTGGTACTCTTAGGGGTCGCTGTCATGATGACCATTACCCTGACCACACAGAATCAGGACAATCTTGCCCAAACGCGCTGGCAGGACACTGCAATCATCCTTGCACGGGAAAAACTCTTCGAACTAGAACAAGATGGCTTCTCTGCAACCACTTCAAAATATGGTGATTTTGGATCGGAACACCCGGGATTTGAATGGCAAGCATCCGCACATGCCACGAACAAAACAAACATTTATAGATTGCTCTTGACTGTCTCAGTGGGGAAAAAAGAAAACTGCTATGTTACCATTGAAAAGCTTTTCAAAGAATAG
- a CDS encoding prepilin-type N-terminal cleavage/methylation domain-containing protein, protein MLPLKSFSKNRAATQVHRSDRQAGFTLLELLIAMTLMATIITTLFALFSNVLDASQHARKRMVYDQAGRTVLSIVEDDLRYMLPDMKTDGLQFDATLESEGFAERNLLGFATTSSLAFHANDHVRTLQYVTYILKEQDNDLYTLIRTEHSNPTVTGDFTDLKYPLLEDIIKCSFEYYDSEYNEFIKDWGVEKNILPTAIRVNLVLGNKDEKYQYKLTVPLPQEENK, encoded by the coding sequence ATGTTACCATTGAAAAGCTTTTCAAAGAATAGGGCAGCAACTCAGGTGCATCGTTCTGACAGACAAGCAGGTTTTACCTTGCTTGAGCTGCTCATTGCCATGACGTTAATGGCAACCATCATTACAACTCTTTTTGCACTCTTCAGCAATGTACTGGACGCATCACAACATGCGAGAAAACGCATGGTCTACGATCAGGCTGGCAGAACTGTTTTGAGCATCGTTGAAGACGATTTGCGGTATATGCTTCCAGATATGAAGACTGACGGGTTGCAATTTGATGCAACGCTTGAAAGCGAAGGTTTTGCTGAGCGTAACCTGCTTGGGTTTGCCACGACTTCTTCACTCGCCTTCCATGCAAATGATCATGTTCGTACACTGCAATATGTTACCTATATTCTGAAGGAACAAGATAATGATCTCTACACACTTATCAGAACAGAGCACTCCAACCCCACTGTCACGGGAGATTTCACTGACCTGAAATATCCATTACTTGAAGACATCATCAAATGCTCTTTTGAATATTATGACAGCGAATACAATGAATTTATTAAAGATTGGGGTGTAGAAAAAAACATTCTTCCAACAGCCATACGAGTCAACCTTGTTCTGGGCAACAAAGACGAAAAGTACCAATACAAACTCACGGTGCCACTACCACAGGAAGAGAATAAATAA
- a CDS encoding general secretion pathway protein GspK, protein MRSTATPPACNKEQGAIIIIILLVLVILSFLAMELSKETLIDHTSSAVVKSSIAGNALCDSGRLLAKEILITDLKESSGDYNFEAWGSFDSELKEISKELVSGSLSGEITDENALFPINKLALLDQNTKQQTEQYQAIFLRMLKTLCTDLDITSGTPEDLMTSIRIWQGEELARASEDDTWYLAQETAYTRTKKPFRSPSEILLLYWPNAQKGDLEKLYYGTDAIKGLRDLITVWGRGPINMNTACDALVYATPSSDEHEEEFLAQATAYRNDPANNFETAWYLNTAKLCGIQEKDIPNEILSFKTNTFRVNLTAQIGSAHKREVIILRRTIKKITLLGSYGE, encoded by the coding sequence ATGCGATCAACCGCCACACCCCCTGCCTGTAATAAAGAACAGGGTGCAATTATCATTATTATCCTGCTTGTACTTGTAATTCTTTCTTTTCTTGCCATGGAACTATCCAAGGAAACACTTATAGACCACACAAGCTCTGCCGTTGTTAAATCATCTATTGCTGGAAATGCATTGTGTGATTCCGGCCGGCTACTGGCAAAAGAAATTTTGATCACCGATTTGAAAGAAAGCAGTGGCGACTATAACTTTGAAGCATGGGGATCTTTTGATTCCGAACTAAAGGAAATCTCAAAAGAACTTGTCAGCGGATCACTGTCTGGAGAAATTACAGACGAAAATGCTCTCTTTCCTATTAACAAGCTTGCGCTGCTTGATCAGAATACAAAGCAACAGACTGAACAGTACCAAGCTATTTTTCTGCGCATGCTAAAAACACTTTGCACTGATCTGGATATCACATCAGGCACGCCGGAAGATCTTATGACTTCCATCCGTATATGGCAGGGTGAAGAACTTGCCAGAGCCTCAGAAGACGACACATGGTATCTGGCTCAAGAAACAGCATATACCAGAACCAAAAAGCCGTTCCGCTCTCCTAGTGAAATTCTGTTGTTATACTGGCCGAATGCCCAAAAAGGCGACCTTGAAAAACTCTACTACGGCACTGACGCAATAAAAGGCCTTCGTGATCTCATAACTGTTTGGGGAAGAGGACCTATTAATATGAATACAGCATGCGATGCGTTAGTTTACGCCACCCCGTCCAGTGATGAACATGAGGAAGAATTTCTGGCCCAAGCTACTGCCTATCGTAACGATCCTGCCAACAACTTTGAAACCGCATGGTACCTCAACACGGCCAAGCTCTGCGGTATTCAGGAAAAAGATATTCCAAATGAAATCTTAAGTTTTAAAACTAACACATTCCGCGTCAATCTCACGGCTCAAATTGGAAGTGCCCACAAGCGGGAAGTGATTATCCTACGCCGGACGATTAAAAAAATCACCCTGTTGGGAAGTTATGGGGAATAA
- a CDS encoding TetR/AcrR family transcriptional regulator has product MKKDWTPEQTEKRRLILDAARELFSKEGVSNVSMRRIAAKVNYSPALIYRYVKNKEELLDQLRTEGYQILLNRMSRLEVDPDPIKYLTDLAVEYSGFGVDYWEYYDLMFHMPIQISEDGTVPVKGYEAVLGMVRNAVEQAIKAGHFAGCSVDEAMFMSWSQIHGLLSLYISGRTPFHIGEDRAKVMLQEIPRHFLRIVATGKK; this is encoded by the coding sequence ATGAAGAAAGATTGGACACCGGAACAAACAGAAAAACGCCGTCTCATTCTTGATGCAGCACGGGAGTTATTCTCTAAAGAAGGCGTCAGCAATGTATCCATGCGACGCATTGCTGCAAAAGTAAATTACAGTCCGGCACTCATTTACCGCTACGTAAAAAACAAAGAAGAATTACTGGATCAGCTTCGGACTGAAGGCTACCAAATTCTTCTGAACCGAATGTCAAGACTTGAGGTCGATCCCGATCCTATCAAGTACCTTACCGATCTTGCTGTTGAATACAGCGGGTTTGGCGTTGATTACTGGGAATATTACGACCTTATGTTCCACATGCCTATTCAAATTTCTGAGGACGGCACTGTACCGGTAAAAGGCTATGAAGCTGTACTCGGCATGGTCAGAAATGCTGTTGAACAAGCCATTAAAGCCGGTCATTTTGCTGGATGTTCTGTTGATGAAGCTATGTTTATGTCATGGTCACAGATTCACGGTTTACTTAGCCTCTATATTTCAGGTCGTACACCGTTCCACATCGGTGAAGACCGGGCAAAAGTAATGTTGCAAGAAATTCCACGTCACTTCCTAAGAATAGTCGCAACGGGTAAAAAATAA
- a CDS encoding DUF4037 domain-containing protein yields the protein MQGLTLSREFYHEIVAPMLQLELPDYINQLAIGLVGEGSECFGFDDEFSQDHDWGAGLCVWASESIAAQVEPLLESVFARLPSKFKGCPVRMAPPLRNGRVGLFTTEGFFKRFINSGQPLSTWQQWYTVPEHFLAVATNGEVFADPCGEFTAFRNALLEFYPDDVMKKKLAARLAVMAQSGQYNALRMLKRNDAAALLAVSRFVESTIAALYLMHGKYMPFYKWAFRGMNDLPDGESIAAKLNGVLSLDITQGADVLSTAEAAIEAVCVEIVALLQRKGLSRSKEIWLMTQAEVIQRQIENPQIRNLPVLHGVQCS from the coding sequence ATGCAAGGGTTAACGTTATCACGAGAATTTTATCACGAGATTGTGGCTCCGATGCTGCAACTCGAGTTGCCGGACTATATCAATCAGCTCGCTATTGGTCTTGTCGGTGAAGGGTCTGAATGTTTTGGGTTTGATGATGAATTTTCGCAAGATCATGATTGGGGAGCTGGACTTTGTGTATGGGCTTCGGAGTCAATAGCTGCTCAAGTTGAACCTCTTTTGGAGTCTGTTTTTGCAAGACTGCCTTCAAAATTTAAGGGGTGTCCGGTGCGGATGGCTCCACCGTTGCGAAATGGACGCGTAGGACTGTTCACTACTGAAGGATTTTTCAAACGCTTTATTAACAGCGGGCAACCTCTCTCGACTTGGCAGCAATGGTATACAGTGCCTGAGCATTTTTTAGCTGTCGCAACAAACGGTGAGGTGTTTGCTGATCCATGTGGGGAATTCACCGCATTCCGTAATGCTCTGCTTGAATTTTACCCTGACGATGTCATGAAGAAAAAACTTGCGGCTCGTTTGGCTGTTATGGCGCAGAGTGGACAGTATAATGCACTACGTATGCTTAAGCGTAACGATGCCGCAGCGTTACTTGCTGTATCGCGTTTTGTAGAATCCACAATAGCTGCATTATACTTGATGCATGGTAAATACATGCCGTTTTACAAGTGGGCATTTCGCGGAATGAATGATCTTCCTGACGGGGAATCCATTGCTGCAAAACTCAATGGTGTATTGTCACTGGATATTACACAGGGTGCAGATGTACTTAGTACAGCTGAAGCAGCAATAGAAGCTGTCTGTGTGGAAATAGTAGCATTATTACAGAGAAAAGGATTGAGTCGTAGCAAAGAGATTTGGCTTATGACACAGGCTGAGGTGATTCAGAGACAGATCGAGAATCCTCAGATTAGGAATTTGCCAGTACTGCATGGAGTACAATGCAGCTAG
- a CDS encoding DUF4125 family protein translates to METNHNREELIHDVIERELAMFLNTKNMGGTASCQENPDMFRRWRWMIFSVLSDEYIGSYNDDLIEAERVGRNFMTEKYARMDDLIPCVSPNMDKVRKITATERVWMQELLQEFPLLFPQSLARFDMYFPAEMETLSERSLDLYQACVDSALSRGENLARKRYSNFYARMGLGTLEELEARRREKLHQS, encoded by the coding sequence ATGGAAACCAATCATAATCGTGAAGAATTGATTCATGATGTAATTGAACGCGAGCTGGCTATGTTTCTTAATACTAAAAATATGGGTGGCACAGCTTCCTGTCAGGAAAATCCTGATATGTTCCGTCGGTGGCGGTGGATGATTTTTTCTGTATTGTCAGATGAATATATTGGATCGTACAATGATGATCTTATTGAAGCTGAACGCGTCGGGCGTAACTTTATGACTGAGAAATATGCCCGTATGGATGATCTTATTCCGTGTGTTTCTCCCAACATGGATAAAGTCCGGAAGATAACTGCAACAGAGCGTGTATGGATGCAGGAGTTGCTTCAGGAATTTCCTTTGTTATTCCCTCAATCTCTTGCTCGATTTGATATGTATTTCCCTGCAGAAATGGAGACGTTGTCCGAGCGCAGTCTTGATTTATATCAGGCGTGTGTGGATAGCGCTCTAAGCCGTGGTGAGAACTTGGCTCGTAAACGTTACTCTAATTTTTATGCTCGAATGGGATTAGGTACGCTTGAAGAGTTAGAAGCTCGCAGACGTGAAAAACTTCATCAGAGTTAG
- a CDS encoding sulfite exporter TauE/SafE family protein, with product MEHLLFIAMGWFVGGFVNGLAGFGAAMVAMPIISYVMDVSLLVPSATMIVLTLNCHAGWIYRKHIEWRYTKTLLLGAIPGVVLSAYALQFAPELLLRFGMGAFVAFYAVWSLFFEKKEGRVINPAWGYVAGVMSSSLGMAFSFNGPPLAVYTAYCGCPKNAVKAILSAGFILTGVLIVSTQVVIGNIDIYALTLYAVSVPAVVCGSKLGIYLSGFISEASYRKFFFVLMAVLGLKIAGNALQFLL from the coding sequence ATGGAACACTTACTATTTATTGCGATGGGATGGTTTGTCGGCGGCTTTGTAAATGGTCTAGCCGGCTTTGGCGCTGCCATGGTTGCCATGCCAATCATCAGCTACGTAATGGACGTATCACTACTCGTACCCAGTGCAACAATGATTGTGCTAACGTTGAACTGCCATGCAGGGTGGATTTATCGCAAGCATATTGAGTGGCGGTATACAAAGACGTTGCTTCTGGGAGCTATTCCCGGTGTTGTATTAAGCGCGTATGCCTTACAGTTTGCACCGGAGCTGCTGCTCAGGTTTGGCATGGGGGCATTTGTTGCTTTTTATGCTGTCTGGAGTTTGTTTTTTGAAAAGAAAGAAGGGCGGGTGATAAATCCTGCGTGGGGCTACGTTGCCGGTGTTATGTCGAGCTCTCTAGGGATGGCATTCAGCTTTAATGGCCCGCCGCTTGCAGTGTATACCGCATACTGTGGCTGTCCCAAAAATGCTGTAAAGGCGATTCTCAGTGCGGGGTTTATTTTAACCGGCGTGCTTATCGTTTCTACACAGGTCGTAATCGGTAATATTGATATATACGCGCTTACTTTGTACGCAGTATCTGTTCCAGCTGTTGTCTGCGGAAGCAAGCTGGGGATTTATCTTTCAGGATTTATTTCAGAAGCATCATACCGAAAATTTTTCTTTGTGTTGATGGCAGTTCTTGGATTGAAGATTGCTGGAAACGCACTGCAGTTTTTATTATAA
- a CDS encoding sigma-54 interaction domain-containing protein, which yields MVDNTYLDKIGASVRHIFEVLDDGIYITDKDGKTLFVNSMYERLTGLTEGELRGKDVRYLKDSGIFDAVLNPEIVKTGKPATVVQQLKTGKRLVLRGFPVFDDDGDLVLVVTLARDITLIGQMRKQIAQQKEQISLFSRKLAHLTSQDSTDHNPDNMFFDSQVQKLVALIKRIAETDATMLLLGETGVGKDWFARLAHDSSPRRDEMFLKVDCGSISENLIESELFGYAPGAFTGATSKGKPGHFEMANRGTVFLDEIGELPLSMQAKLLRVLQDQEVVRVGASVAKKVDVRIIAATNRNLEEEVRKGNFRSDLFYRLRVAVVEIPPLRERTEMIPGLVEHFLSIYGEKYKKDIICARDAMQLLLKYRWPGNIRELENLVQSLVVTLEHSEITANDLPPSINSRHPMDCLPNVELDAKDDGKSLKEIMADLERRVIQQALDTYGSVNKASEVLKVNRTTIFRKMKQ from the coding sequence ATGGTGGATAATACCTATTTAGATAAAATTGGAGCTTCAGTCCGGCACATCTTTGAAGTACTGGATGATGGCATCTATATTACGGATAAGGACGGCAAAACGCTGTTTGTAAACTCCATGTATGAGCGCCTTACCGGTCTTACTGAGGGCGAATTACGTGGTAAGGATGTCCGGTATCTAAAAGACAGCGGCATTTTTGATGCTGTTCTTAACCCTGAAATTGTAAAAACAGGTAAACCTGCGACTGTTGTTCAGCAGCTAAAGACCGGTAAGAGACTTGTTTTGCGAGGCTTTCCTGTTTTTGATGACGACGGTGATCTTGTACTCGTTGTTACTCTCGCGCGTGACATTACGCTCATCGGGCAAATGCGTAAGCAGATAGCCCAGCAAAAAGAACAAATTTCTCTGTTTTCCAGAAAACTCGCACACCTGACATCTCAGGATTCTACGGATCATAATCCTGACAATATGTTTTTTGATTCTCAGGTGCAGAAGCTTGTGGCCCTTATTAAGCGCATTGCAGAAACTGACGCCACCATGCTTCTGCTTGGTGAAACTGGTGTTGGTAAGGACTGGTTTGCGCGTCTGGCTCATGACAGCAGTCCACGCAGGGACGAAATGTTCCTGAAGGTTGACTGTGGCAGTATCTCTGAAAATCTTATTGAATCTGAACTGTTCGGGTATGCGCCTGGAGCATTCACTGGTGCTACTTCTAAGGGCAAGCCTGGTCATTTTGAAATGGCTAACCGCGGAACGGTTTTTCTTGATGAAATCGGTGAACTTCCGCTTTCCATGCAGGCTAAGTTATTACGCGTCCTGCAAGACCAGGAAGTTGTGCGCGTTGGTGCATCCGTAGCTAAAAAAGTTGATGTGCGCATTATCGCTGCAACAAACCGTAATTTGGAAGAAGAAGTACGCAAGGGCAATTTTCGAAGTGACTTATTCTACCGCTTGCGTGTAGCAGTTGTTGAGATTCCACCGCTTCGTGAGCGTACTGAAATGATCCCCGGTCTTGTTGAACATTTTCTTTCTATCTACGGTGAAAAATACAAGAAAGACATCATTTGTGCCCGTGATGCAATGCAACTGCTGCTTAAATACCGCTGGCCGGGCAATATCCGTGAGCTAGAGAATCTTGTTCAGAGCCTTGTTGTAACGTTGGAACACTCTGAAATTACAGCAAATGACCTGCCGCCTTCCATTAACTCCCGCCACCCGATGGATTGTCTGCCAAACGTTGAGCTTGATGCAAAAGACGACGGAAAGTCGTTGAAAGAAATTATGGCAGATCTGGAGCGCCGTGTTATTCAACAGGCTCTTGATACGTATGGCTCTGTGAATAAAGCCTCAGAAGTGCTGAAAGTAAACAGAACTACTATTTTCCGTAAGATGAAGCAGTAG
- the hpsH gene encoding (2S)-3-sulfopropanediol dehydratase activating enzyme: MTQKEILNTTGQVFNIQKYSVHDGPGIRTVVFLKGCPLSCKWCSNPESQSFKPQLAYNPGKCLTLSKCLRCAEVCTAGSLTQGKDDKIAVYWNTCTNCMACAEACPAGALISYGKEMTVKEAIDSVEKDAMFYARSGGGLTLGGGEPFAQPTFAIALLKEAKRRYIKTAVETCGHVQTETLVEAGKYLNYVMMDIKSMDPQKHKEFCGVNNELILKNIKALREAHPKLTIRVRTPVIPGFNDTPEDIQAIVDYIKDLGVEYELLAYHRLGTQKYTNLGREYPMGDVSLDNEVFLPLVEIAKQVG, encoded by the coding sequence ATGACTCAAAAAGAAATTTTAAACACAACTGGTCAAGTCTTCAATATTCAGAAATACTCCGTGCATGACGGGCCGGGAATTCGTACCGTTGTTTTTCTGAAAGGCTGTCCTCTTTCGTGTAAGTGGTGCAGTAACCCAGAATCTCAGTCTTTTAAACCTCAGCTTGCTTACAACCCGGGTAAGTGTTTGACTCTTTCAAAATGTCTGCGTTGTGCAGAGGTTTGTACTGCCGGTTCTCTCACTCAGGGAAAAGACGATAAAATCGCTGTATACTGGAATACCTGTACAAACTGCATGGCGTGCGCCGAGGCGTGTCCTGCTGGTGCACTGATTAGCTACGGCAAAGAGATGACTGTGAAAGAAGCCATCGATTCCGTAGAAAAAGACGCAATGTTTTATGCACGTTCCGGAGGCGGCCTTACACTTGGTGGTGGAGAGCCGTTTGCTCAGCCTACGTTTGCTATTGCCTTGCTTAAAGAAGCAAAACGTCGCTACATTAAAACTGCAGTAGAAACCTGTGGTCATGTTCAGACAGAAACTCTTGTTGAAGCAGGTAAATATCTGAACTACGTGATGATGGATATTAAGAGCATGGATCCGCAAAAGCACAAAGAATTTTGTGGTGTAAACAACGAACTTATTCTGAAGAACATTAAAGCACTGCGCGAAGCTCATCCAAAACTTACAATTCGCGTCCGTACTCCGGTAATTCCGGGCTTTAACGACACGCCTGAAGATATTCAGGCTATTGTTGATTACATCAAAGACCTTGGCGTAGAATACGAATTGCTCGCATATCACCGCCTTGGTACTCAGAAGTACACTAACCTTGGTCGTGAGTACCCAATGGGCGATGTATCTCTTGATAACGAAGTATTCCTTCCGCTTGTGGAAATCGCAAAACAAGTCGGTTAA
- a CDS encoding TRAP transporter large permease subunit — MTTLSQTAEKKSWLTWLDDNFEKPFLFTGMLSIILIITFQTFYRYIGAYFSSDASAAIWTEELARFIFIWISYLAIPVAIKNRNNIRVDIVYDRLPVRIQRISWIVVDLCFLILVAVVFYMGLNHLEMLLDFPQVAPATNMSYFIPYLILPVGFALMGVRLLQDMYKQAKECGFLDTLIGFAFTALVAAPVLISEDLNTLPVLFGYFLLFLVIGVPISIGLGLAATATIYATGTLPIEYVAQITFTSIDSFPIMAIPFFIAAGVFMGAGGLSKRLLSLADEMLGSLHGGMALATIATCMFFAAISGSGPATVAAIGSLTIPAMVERGYDKLFAAAIVAASGAIGVMIPPSNPFVVYGVSAQVSIGKLFMGGIVPGILTGLALMTYAYIYSRKRGWKGEQRERNASTFIHAFWDAKWALMVPVIILGGIYGGFMTPTEAAALAAFYGLIVGVFVYRELNFSNLMPSFMEACSTSAIVIVLMAMATIFGNIMTIEQVPTTIANAMMSLTSNKLMILFLINILLLIVGTFMEALAAIVILTPILLPIVMKVGVDPVHFGIVMVVNLAVGFVTPPVGVNLFVASGVADAKIEKLSKVAMPLVGLMIAVLLLITYFPAIPLLFVD, encoded by the coding sequence ATGACAACTCTTTCCCAGACCGCAGAAAAGAAGTCCTGGCTTACCTGGCTGGACGATAACTTTGAGAAACCGTTTCTTTTTACGGGGATGCTCAGCATCATTCTCATTATTACTTTTCAGACATTTTATAGATACATAGGAGCGTACTTTTCTTCCGACGCCAGCGCGGCAATTTGGACTGAGGAGCTCGCTCGTTTCATTTTTATCTGGATTTCATATCTCGCTATTCCAGTAGCAATTAAAAACCGTAACAATATTCGAGTTGATATCGTTTACGATCGCCTTCCGGTTCGTATTCAGCGAATTAGCTGGATTGTTGTAGACCTTTGCTTCCTTATCCTTGTTGCAGTTGTATTTTATATGGGGCTGAACCACCTTGAGATGCTTCTAGATTTTCCTCAGGTAGCACCAGCCACCAACATGAGTTATTTCATCCCGTACCTCATTCTTCCTGTCGGCTTTGCACTCATGGGGGTACGTCTGCTTCAGGATATGTACAAGCAAGCAAAAGAATGCGGTTTTCTGGATACTCTTATCGGATTTGCGTTCACAGCACTTGTCGCAGCTCCGGTACTTATTAGTGAAGATCTGAACACCCTTCCTGTGCTGTTCGGTTACTTCCTCCTTTTCCTCGTAATTGGTGTACCTATCTCCATTGGTTTAGGGCTTGCAGCTACTGCAACCATTTACGCAACCGGAACTCTGCCGATTGAGTATGTGGCACAGATTACATTCACATCCATCGACAGTTTCCCGATCATGGCTATCCCGTTCTTTATTGCAGCGGGCGTGTTTATGGGGGCCGGTGGTCTTTCCAAACGCCTTTTGAGCCTTGCTGATGAGATGCTCGGTTCTTTACACGGCGGTATGGCTCTAGCCACTATTGCCACTTGCATGTTCTTTGCTGCTATCTCCGGCTCCGGTCCTGCAACCGTAGCAGCGATCGGATCTTTGACCATTCCGGCGATGGTTGAGCGTGGATACGATAAGCTCTTTGCTGCTGCTATTGTCGCAGCATCTGGTGCTATTGGCGTTATGATCCCGCCATCTAACCCGTTTGTAGTATATGGTGTATCTGCACAGGTATCCATTGGTAAGCTTTTCATGGGCGGCATTGTTCCAGGTATTCTTACCGGCCTTGCGCTTATGACATATGCCTACATTTACTCTAGGAAACGTGGTTGGAAAGGCGAACAAAGAGAACGTAATGCATCTACGTTCATACATGCATTTTGGGATGCTAAGTGGGCGCTCATGGTTCCTGTAATTATCCTTGGTGGTATTTACGGTGGATTTATGACTCCTACCGAAGCTGCAGCACTTGCAGCGTTTTACGGTCTTATTGTTGGTGTGTTCGTGTACCGCGAACTTAACTTCAGCAACCTGATGCCAAGCTTCATGGAAGCTTGTTCTACGTCAGCGATCGTAATCGTGCTTATGGCGATGGCTACCATTTTCGGTAACATCATGACCATTGAGCAGGTGCCTACAACAATCGCAAATGCGATGATGAGTCTCACCAGTAACAAGCTGATGATTTTGTTCCTCATCAACATTCTTCTCCTGATTGTTGGCACCTTTATGGAAGCTCTTGCAGCTATCGTTATTCTTACTCCAATTCTTCTCCCTATTGTGATGAAAGTTGGCGTAGATCCTGTCCACTTCGGTATTGTAATGGTAGTTAACCTTGCTGTCGGCTTTGTAACTCCGCCTGTTGGCGTAAACCTCTTCGTTGCAAGTGGTGTTGCAGACGCTAAAATTGAAAAGCTTTCCAAAGTGGCAATGCCGCTTGTAGGGCTTATGATAGCGGTTCTTTTACTGATTACTTACTTCCCGGCAATTCCTCTACTTTTTGTAGATTAA